In Deltaproteobacteria bacterium, the following proteins share a genomic window:
- a CDS encoding flagellar hook assembly protein FlgD, with protein MLEGISGIPMVEDKSKNNYTEKSKEVMGRDDFLKMFLAQMRHQDPLNPMDTQQFSAQLAQFSSLEQLYNVNETLEAIKESEAGLGRYQALSFIGKEVLAEGDRIPLVEGKEGKAAFRIPEKADCTAHIVNDEGQLLRKIPLGVLQAGRHDFTWDGKNDLGGTMPPGTYRFEVSARSISGAAVKAETLIRGLVEKINLEGNSPLLYVGEIPLRLSQILDIRAPADIQGGGESVGGDS; from the coding sequence ATGCTGGAAGGAATCAGCGGGATCCCCATGGTGGAGGATAAGAGCAAGAATAACTATACGGAAAAATCCAAGGAGGTCATGGGCCGGGATGACTTCTTGAAGATGTTCCTGGCCCAGATGCGGCACCAGGACCCCCTGAACCCCATGGATACCCAGCAGTTTTCGGCCCAGTTGGCCCAGTTCAGCAGTCTGGAGCAACTCTACAACGTAAATGAGACCCTGGAGGCCATTAAGGAGTCAGAGGCCGGACTCGGCCGGTATCAGGCCCTGAGTTTCATCGGCAAGGAGGTCCTGGCCGAGGGCGACCGGATCCCCCTGGTCGAGGGTAAGGAAGGAAAAGCGGCCTTCAGAATCCCGGAAAAGGCCGATTGTACGGCCCATATTGTGAACGACGAGGGTCAGCTCTTGAGGAAGATCCCTCTGGGTGTCCTTCAGGCCGGCAGGCACGATTTCACCTGGGACGGAAAGAATGACCTGGGAGGAACCATGCCCCCCGGGACCTACCGCTTCGAAGTGAGCGCCCGGTCGATCAGTGGAGCGGCGGTGAAGGCCGAAACACTGATCAGGGGACTGGTGGAGAAGATCAATCTTGAGGGGAATTCCCCTCTCCTTTATGTGGGAGAGATTCCGCTCAGGCTTTCCCAGATCCTGGATATCCGGGCACCCGCGGATATACAGGGCGGCGGTGAGTCTGTGGGTGGCGACAGCTAG
- a CDS encoding flagellar hook-length control protein FliK encodes MQQVAQMMMSLAITGGDKPAGMRKTPQEIGNGLFKTFLTRGGESLFSEKGARSVVGDGGKRGARGSDPLKMLEDILKYVGMPTSQFRLPPGVTPQLIHFLEKRGLSREEISRLLQSATDADGMIQMDRLLAGLGKGLERQGDAVPELIVEMDRVPEVESLLFKLGFGVEDVKKMMENSVREGEGLSLSRLSRELGGRIPGFSSEKEIAAFLSEQGIKSRPRVLGDSLGLEVEKKIKAFSDVTPEELQQKVKSEIAGILRRKGVPPEEVKAFLERLSIKTHSGNSRAEDPLNASTRGKGASEAEAMNLLSQVVIKPRSDQRPGGWQKRIMEILRQENLAGNFGQPVETPEDEGHVLRSAIAEWIKGGKAGQMISDLQGERVPWTAGRPILQGKAETHGGRTKGRTTGVKDFIEVRNAAGNDLQGSREINGIREGGTLNSSRETGGLPHPLPRIVEKIGLMIRGGEQRGSIRISPPELGRLEVELVIKQGHVHANLSTENPMVKEIIEANLHHLRQQLTEQGFIVEKFEVMVGLGDRQERERNDWMAGGSGRRRRSFGQTGEEPALSPVIQDTVVSEDGQVSVHV; translated from the coding sequence ATGCAACAGGTCGCTCAAATGATGATGTCCCTCGCCATAACGGGAGGAGACAAACCGGCGGGCATGCGGAAAACTCCCCAGGAGATCGGAAACGGCCTCTTCAAGACTTTTCTCACCAGAGGCGGTGAATCCCTCTTTTCTGAAAAGGGCGCCCGATCTGTCGTAGGTGACGGGGGAAAGAGGGGTGCCCGGGGCTCCGACCCCCTGAAGATGCTGGAGGACATCCTGAAATACGTGGGAATGCCCACTTCACAATTCAGGCTGCCTCCCGGGGTCACCCCACAGCTCATCCATTTCCTGGAAAAGAGGGGCCTCAGTCGGGAAGAAATCAGCAGGCTCCTCCAGTCAGCCACGGATGCAGACGGAATGATCCAAATGGATCGCCTCTTGGCAGGGCTTGGGAAGGGACTGGAAAGGCAAGGGGATGCCGTCCCCGAGCTGATCGTGGAGATGGATCGGGTGCCCGAGGTGGAGTCCCTCCTCTTCAAGCTGGGTTTCGGCGTCGAAGACGTCAAGAAGATGATGGAGAATTCGGTGAGGGAGGGGGAAGGTCTATCTTTGTCCAGGCTCTCCAGGGAACTCGGCGGGAGGATCCCCGGGTTTTCCTCTGAGAAGGAAATCGCGGCCTTCCTCAGTGAGCAGGGAATCAAGAGCCGTCCTCGGGTATTAGGTGACTCTCTTGGTCTGGAGGTCGAGAAAAAGATCAAAGCCTTTTCCGATGTGACCCCGGAGGAGCTTCAACAGAAGGTCAAAAGTGAGATAGCCGGGATCCTGAGGCGGAAAGGCGTGCCTCCCGAGGAAGTCAAGGCCTTCCTTGAAAGACTCTCGATAAAGACCCACAGCGGGAATTCGCGGGCGGAGGATCCGCTAAACGCCTCAACCAGGGGCAAGGGAGCGAGCGAGGCAGAGGCCATGAACCTCTTGAGCCAGGTGGTGATCAAGCCCCGTTCCGACCAGCGCCCCGGGGGGTGGCAGAAGAGGATCATGGAGATCCTGAGACAGGAGAACCTGGCCGGGAATTTCGGTCAACCGGTGGAAACCCCGGAGGATGAAGGCCATGTGCTGCGTTCCGCCATCGCCGAGTGGATCAAGGGGGGCAAGGCGGGACAGATGATCTCTGATCTCCAAGGGGAAAGGGTCCCCTGGACCGCCGGGCGGCCGATCCTTCAGGGGAAGGCGGAAACCCATGGCGGGCGGACAAAAGGTCGAACGACCGGCGTCAAGGATTTTATCGAAGTGAGGAATGCAGCCGGGAATGATCTTCAGGGGAGCAGGGAGATCAATGGAATCCGGGAAGGTGGAACCTTGAATTCCTCCAGGGAGACCGGCGGATTGCCCCATCCCCTTCCAAGGATCGTTGAAAAGATCGGCCTCATGATACGGGGCGGTGAGCAGCGGGGCAGTATCCGGATCTCTCCTCCCGAACTGGGCCGCCTGGAGGTGGAGCTCGTGATCAAGCAGGGACATGTACATGCAAACCTGAGCACAGAGAATCCCATGGTGAAAGAGATCATAGAGGCCAACCTCCATCATCTCAGGCAGCAATTGACCGAGCAGGGTTTTATCGTCGAAAAATTCGAGGTCATGGTGGGATTGGGGGATCGTCAAGAGCGCGAAAGGAACGACTGGATGGCGGGGGGAAGCGGACGCAGGCGGAGATCTTTCGGGCAGACAGGGGAGGAGCCGGCCCTTTCTCCGGTGATCCAGGATACGGTCGTCTCGGAGGACGGCCAGGTGAGCGTCCACGTGTGA
- the fliR gene encoding flagellar type III secretion system protein FliR: protein MPFPLESIEQIQGFFWILVRVSILVAMLPFFGAKGLPMLWKAGLSVVLAVVLIPVVPPPGPLPSTLPELVLGLISEALLGFILAFVARLVFAAIQLAGQFMAFQMGFAMARVMDPVTGVQSTTLSQFLYLFAILIFFSINGHHIFIRALAESFQMIPPNGFHADPRVWEIVIRASAKMFLVALKIAAPIIIALFLSNLCLGIVAKTVPQVNILMIGFPVNIGLGLIFFGLTIGILPPFLEAVFASMGRILFQLLRLM, encoded by the coding sequence ATGCCCTTTCCCCTTGAAAGCATAGAGCAGATTCAAGGTTTTTTCTGGATCCTCGTGCGGGTGAGTATCCTTGTGGCCATGCTTCCGTTTTTCGGCGCGAAGGGGTTACCGATGCTCTGGAAGGCCGGGCTCTCTGTCGTCCTGGCCGTGGTACTTATCCCGGTTGTGCCCCCCCCGGGCCCCCTGCCCTCGACCCTGCCCGAGTTGGTCCTGGGGCTGATCTCCGAGGCCCTACTGGGGTTCATTCTGGCCTTCGTGGCCCGACTGGTTTTCGCCGCGATCCAGTTGGCCGGTCAATTCATGGCCTTTCAGATGGGCTTTGCCATGGCCCGGGTGATGGATCCGGTGACCGGGGTCCAGAGCACCACCCTGTCCCAATTCCTGTATCTGTTCGCCATTCTCATCTTTTTTTCCATCAACGGCCACCACATCTTTATAAGGGCATTGGCCGAGTCCTTTCAGATGATTCCACCGAACGGTTTCCATGCAGATCCCAGGGTTTGGGAGATCGTGATTCGTGCAAGCGCCAAGATGTTCCTGGTGGCCCTGAAGATCGCCGCTCCAATCATAATCGCCCTGTTCCTCTCCAACCTGTGCCTTGGGATCGTGGCCAAGACCGTCCCCCAGGTGAATATCCTCATGATCGGCTTTCCCGTAAACATCGGCCTTGGACTCATCTTTTTCGGGTTGACCATCGGTATTCTTCCTCCTTTCCTGGAGGCTGTATTCGCGAGCATGGGAAGAATCCTTTTTCAACTTCTCCGGCTCATGTAG
- a CDS encoding flagellar basal body-associated FliL family protein, with product MAEKEEKDRTEESPEGGGEETQKKGLPLKLIIIVGLLVLLLAGGAIAWKGGMLDRFTGGAEKAAETKKVVEAGKSDIGPIYSLDTFIVNLVDPQGKKYLKVKMELELSSEELRMEVEKRLPQFKDTIITLLSSKTYEDVSSLEGKLQLRAELMAMLNQYLTSGSIVNIYFTEFIVQ from the coding sequence ATGGCTGAGAAAGAAGAAAAGGACAGGACGGAAGAATCACCGGAAGGGGGTGGGGAAGAGACCCAGAAGAAGGGTCTCCCCCTCAAGTTGATCATCATCGTGGGTCTGCTTGTGCTCCTTCTGGCCGGAGGAGCAATCGCCTGGAAGGGAGGGATGCTTGATCGATTCACGGGAGGGGCGGAAAAGGCCGCCGAAACGAAGAAGGTCGTGGAAGCGGGGAAGAGCGATATCGGGCCCATCTATTCCTTGGATACCTTCATCGTCAACCTGGTGGATCCCCAGGGAAAAAAGTACCTGAAAGTGAAAATGGAGTTGGAACTGAGTTCCGAGGAGTTGAGAATGGAGGTGGAGAAAAGACTCCCCCAGTTCAAGGACACCATTATCACACTGCTGAGCAGCAAGACCTACGAGGACGTCAGCTCACTGGAGGGAAAACTCCAGTTGCGGGCCGAACTGATGGCCATGCTCAACCAGTACCTGACCTCCGGGTCGATAGTGAATATCTACTTTACCGAATTTATCGTTCAATAG
- the fliN gene encoding flagellar motor switch protein FliN has translation MSEEEKERKVEETQETMKEETAQAEAREVTFADIEPGLEGGNGSQSMDFLLDIPLEISVQLGKTKITVGDLLKLNQGSVVELNKMTNQPLEIYVNNKLMGEGEVVVVNEKFGIRLMNIISPGERVRGLA, from the coding sequence ATGTCCGAGGAAGAAAAAGAACGGAAAGTTGAGGAGACTCAAGAAACAATGAAGGAGGAGACGGCTCAGGCGGAGGCCAGGGAGGTCACCTTTGCCGATATCGAACCGGGATTGGAAGGGGGAAACGGATCCCAGAGCATGGATTTCCTTCTGGATATCCCCTTGGAGATCAGTGTCCAACTCGGGAAGACAAAGATCACCGTGGGCGATTTGCTCAAATTGAATCAGGGCTCGGTCGTCGAACTCAACAAGATGACGAACCAGCCCCTTGAGATTTATGTAAACAACAAGCTGATGGGAGAGGGAGAGGTCGTGGTGGTCAATGAGAAATTCGGCATCCGCCTGATGAACATCATCAGCCCCGGCGAGAGGGTCCGGGGTCTGGCGTGA
- a CDS encoding flagellar motor protein, with protein MDIATLVGIVLAFSLVLTAIMMGGSIALFINIPSIMIVIGGTLGATMINYPLPDIMKVFKVVKNAFFMKSYTAKELISNFVSLAGTARREGILALESAINDIDDEFMKKGLQLSVDGLEPSSIRDILNTEIQSIQDRHKLGAEIFTTLGTFAPALGMIGTLIGLVQMLQTMNDPATIGPAMAVALLTTFYGALLANILCLPVAGKLRNKSSDEVMIKELITEGIVSIAKGDNPRILEQKLNAYLPPQLRESSFN; from the coding sequence ATGGATATAGCAACCCTAGTCGGAATCGTTTTGGCCTTCAGTCTGGTGCTGACCGCCATCATGATGGGAGGGAGCATCGCCCTTTTCATAAACATCCCCTCCATAATGATCGTTATCGGCGGCACCCTGGGAGCCACCATGATCAATTACCCGCTGCCTGACATCATGAAGGTGTTCAAGGTGGTGAAAAACGCCTTTTTCATGAAATCCTACACGGCCAAGGAATTGATCTCCAATTTCGTCAGCCTGGCGGGAACAGCCCGGAGGGAAGGGATCCTGGCCCTGGAATCGGCCATCAACGATATCGACGACGAATTCATGAAAAAGGGACTCCAGTTGTCCGTGGACGGGCTGGAGCCCTCCTCCATCCGGGACATCCTGAACACGGAGATCCAGTCCATCCAGGACCGTCACAAGCTTGGGGCCGAGATTTTCACCACCCTTGGGACATTCGCTCCGGCCCTCGGAATGATCGGAACCCTGATCGGGCTGGTCCAGATGCTCCAGACCATGAACGACCCGGCCACGATCGGGCCGGCCATGGCCGTGGCCCTGCTCACCACCTTTTACGGGGCCCTGCTGGCCAATATTTTATGTCTTCCCGTGGCGGGAAAACTAAGAAACAAGAGCAGTGACGAGGTGATGATCAAAGAGCTGATTACCGAGGGAATAGTCTCCATTGCAAAGGGGGACAACCCCAGGATCCTGGAACAGAAACTGAACGCATATCTCCCGCCCCAGTTGAGGGAAAGCTCCTTCAATTAG
- the fliP gene encoding flagellar type III secretion system pore protein FliP (The bacterial flagellar biogenesis protein FliP forms a type III secretion system (T3SS)-type pore required for flagellar assembly.) gives MGCTKKKGRFLALGVIVVLLGLAAPLGAQELPMLPTVSIGVAQADKPEQVSVLLQILFLLTVLSLAPAILVMMTSFTRLAVVFSLVRHALGTQQMPPNQIIVGLALLLTFFIMTPVYNQINREALQPYLAEEISQEEALHKALEPIRSFMFKQTRKKDLALFMNISHRNKPKDLEEIPTTVLISSFVVSELKTAFQIGFLIYIPFLVIDMVVASVLLSMGMMMLPPFMVSLPFKLMLFVLIDGWYLLVGSMVKSFS, from the coding sequence ATGGGATGCACCAAGAAGAAAGGAAGGTTTTTGGCGCTCGGAGTGATCGTGGTGCTTCTGGGCCTGGCCGCCCCCTTGGGGGCCCAAGAACTGCCCATGCTGCCCACCGTGTCCATCGGCGTGGCCCAGGCGGACAAACCCGAGCAGGTCTCAGTGCTTCTCCAGATCCTGTTCCTCCTGACCGTCCTCTCCTTGGCTCCGGCCATTCTGGTCATGATGACTTCCTTTACCCGCCTGGCGGTGGTCTTTTCCCTGGTACGGCACGCCCTGGGAACCCAGCAGATGCCTCCCAACCAGATTATCGTGGGTTTGGCCCTTCTGCTGACCTTTTTCATCATGACCCCGGTGTATAACCAGATCAACAGGGAGGCCCTTCAGCCTTACCTGGCCGAGGAAATATCCCAGGAGGAGGCCCTGCACAAGGCCCTCGAACCCATCCGGAGCTTCATGTTCAAACAGACCCGGAAAAAGGATCTGGCCCTGTTCATGAATATCTCCCACAGAAATAAACCAAAAGATCTGGAAGAGATTCCCACAACGGTGCTTATTTCCTCCTTTGTGGTCAGTGAGCTTAAAACCGCTTTCCAGATCGGGTTTTTGATCTACATCCCCTTTCTCGTGATCGACATGGTGGTCGCAAGCGTCCTCCTGTCCATGGGGATGATGATGCTGCCCCCCTTCATGGTCTCCCTGCCCTTCAAACTGATGCTTTTCGTACTCATCGACGGATGGTACCTGCTGGTGGGATCCATGGTGAAGAGCTTTTCGTGA
- the fliM gene encoding flagellar motor switch protein FliM: MNKLLSQDEVDALLKGLDAGDIETEQDTEEPDEEFETFDWTAQGKQIKTRFPLLEVVHGRFCQKFRGTLSSALRKMVDVTNNPIGTIRYSDFQRSLPVPTSMHLFKMEPLRGTGILVIESRLVFALIEAFFGGSGTGSTKIEGRDFTPIEKRMIEKVVQMALVNLTESWEDVYPIKTEFIRSESNPLVVNVVPGEELLILAKFEVELNKPLGNITMCVPVSTFQPIRQKLSGGYRDEDYKVDSEWLNTLREQVEETEVELSVFLGRTELAVRDLINMREGDIIILDNEFRKPLMATVEGVPKFNGYAGRWKNRKVFKVEHPILWEPRESVVWPEEAKRE; the protein is encoded by the coding sequence TTGAACAAACTGCTTTCCCAGGACGAGGTCGATGCACTCCTGAAGGGGTTGGATGCCGGCGATATAGAGACCGAGCAGGATACCGAAGAACCCGATGAGGAATTCGAAACCTTTGATTGGACCGCACAGGGGAAACAGATCAAGACCAGGTTCCCCCTGCTGGAAGTAGTCCACGGGCGATTCTGCCAGAAATTCAGGGGAACCCTCTCGAGTGCGCTTCGAAAAATGGTCGACGTCACCAACAACCCCATCGGTACCATCCGTTACAGCGATTTCCAGCGTTCCCTTCCGGTGCCCACCAGTATGCACCTCTTCAAGATGGAGCCCTTGAGGGGAACGGGGATTCTTGTCATTGAAAGCAGGCTCGTCTTTGCGCTGATCGAGGCCTTCTTCGGCGGATCAGGGACCGGATCCACCAAGATCGAGGGCAGGGATTTCACACCCATTGAGAAGCGGATGATCGAGAAGGTGGTCCAGATGGCCCTGGTGAACCTCACGGAATCCTGGGAGGACGTTTATCCCATCAAGACGGAATTCATCCGCTCGGAGAGCAATCCCCTGGTCGTCAATGTGGTACCAGGGGAGGAACTTCTCATCCTGGCCAAATTCGAGGTGGAGCTCAACAAGCCTCTTGGCAACATCACCATGTGCGTGCCGGTTTCCACCTTTCAGCCGATCCGCCAGAAGCTCTCAGGAGGATACCGTGACGAGGACTACAAGGTGGACTCTGAATGGTTAAACACGCTGAGGGAACAGGTGGAGGAAACGGAAGTGGAATTGTCGGTTTTCCTGGGACGCACGGAACTGGCCGTCAGGGATCTCATCAACATGAGGGAAGGAGACATCATCATCCTTGACAACGAGTTTCGAAAACCCCTCATGGCCACCGTAGAGGGAGTCCCGAAATTCAACGGGTATGCGGGGAGATGGAAGAACCGAAAGGTCTTCAAGGTGGAGCATCCGATTCTCTGGGAACCCAGGGAATCGGTGGTATGGCCCGAGGAGGCGAAAAGAGAGTGA
- a CDS encoding flagellar biosynthetic protein FliO: MATDFGGAALKMVGSLILVLGLILLFSYWLKRLRTGGLWSSRNMPSLRLLGILSLAPKRALALVEVCGHWYVLGLGTENVTLISEIEPSQDLMNGPGGGITPQKGEGFQAVLRNAGLLRGKETETGGK, encoded by the coding sequence TTGGCCACGGATTTCGGCGGCGCGGCCCTGAAGATGGTAGGATCCCTGATCCTGGTCCTGGGGCTGATTCTGCTTTTCTCTTATTGGTTGAAGCGGTTGCGCACGGGCGGATTATGGTCGTCCAGGAACATGCCGTCCTTGCGGCTGCTGGGCATCCTGAGCCTGGCTCCCAAAAGGGCCTTGGCCCTGGTCGAGGTCTGTGGCCACTGGTATGTCCTGGGGTTGGGAACGGAAAACGTGACCTTGATTTCGGAAATTGAACCCTCACAGGACCTGATGAATGGGCCGGGAGGCGGAATCACCCCACAAAAAGGGGAGGGATTCCAGGCCGTTCTCCGTAATGCCGGTTTGTTGCGGGGAAAGGAAACGGAAACCGGTGGAAAATAG
- the fliQ gene encoding flagellar biosynthesis protein FliQ, producing MTPEFVVSLGKEAIQLALMLSAPLLGVGLIVGLIIAILQATTQVQEMTLTFVPKIVAVLLTLLAATPWMLGKMSHFASQLIISIPSVIR from the coding sequence ATGACGCCTGAATTTGTAGTCAGCCTGGGTAAAGAGGCTATTCAACTGGCCCTGATGCTCTCAGCCCCGCTCCTGGGGGTGGGGCTGATCGTAGGGTTGATCATCGCCATTTTACAGGCGACCACCCAGGTCCAGGAGATGACCCTCACCTTCGTACCCAAGATCGTAGCCGTACTGTTGACCCTCCTTGCCGCGACGCCCTGGATGCTCGGCAAGATGTCCCACTTTGCCAGTCAACTGATCATCAGCATTCCCAGTGTGATCCGGTAA
- a CDS encoding flagellar hook protein FlgE translates to MALSSALFSGISGLNTLGNAMQIIGDNIANVNTIGFKGATFTFQDLLSQATATMSGTSQVGRGVGLGDIYSSFEQGSFETTGNTTDLAIGGQGFFVVRESDTENLFYTRAGNFRFDRNGYLVNPEGYVVQGWELDDNGEDVGSVTDIRLDSFTSSPVATSRITIVTNLDSDASSNCADLSLAWDGNNSSGTYMDESNYEYQSTVKVYDSLGGTHDLTVYYDPTSTSGVWEYIIVCNPDEDERGGSDSDCNGLLAKGEITFSTSEGKVTNITMYLNDGDGRAAGNWTAASIDSHGYYYFQPNFGTGTQDIEFDIGTRDSTGGGSGGPTWVNDSLTTTQFARASTTTFQSANGYGAGDLQGVDVDVDGVITGVYSNGEIIPLFRVALAKFQNINGLLKEGGNLYRETRESGDAITNRPGTNGLGSIAPNSLEQSNVDIANEFVKMITTQRGFQANGKIITVTDAMLAELINLKR, encoded by the coding sequence ATGGCACTATCCAGCGCACTTTTCTCGGGCATAAGCGGGTTGAACACCCTGGGAAATGCCATGCAGATCATCGGCGACAACATTGCCAACGTCAACACCATCGGCTTCAAGGGGGCCACCTTTACATTCCAGGACCTCCTGAGCCAGGCCACGGCGACCATGTCCGGGACTTCCCAGGTGGGCCGGGGTGTCGGCCTCGGAGACATATATTCCTCCTTTGAGCAAGGCTCATTCGAGACCACCGGGAACACCACGGACCTGGCCATCGGGGGACAGGGGTTTTTCGTGGTGAGGGAAAGTGACACGGAAAACCTGTTTTATACCCGGGCGGGAAATTTCCGGTTCGACCGGAACGGGTACCTGGTAAACCCGGAAGGATACGTGGTCCAGGGCTGGGAGCTGGACGACAACGGTGAGGACGTAGGGTCGGTTACGGATATCCGCCTCGACTCCTTTACCTCCTCTCCCGTGGCGACCTCAAGGATCACCATTGTGACAAATCTCGACTCGGATGCCTCCAGCAACTGCGCGGATCTTTCTCTCGCCTGGGACGGGAATAACTCTTCCGGCACCTATATGGATGAATCCAACTACGAGTACCAGAGCACAGTGAAGGTCTATGATTCCCTGGGCGGCACCCACGACCTGACCGTTTATTATGATCCCACTTCAACCTCCGGGGTGTGGGAGTACATCATTGTGTGTAATCCCGATGAGGACGAGAGGGGCGGTTCGGATTCAGACTGTAACGGGCTCCTGGCCAAAGGGGAGATCACCTTCAGCACCAGCGAGGGTAAAGTAACCAACATTACCATGTACTTGAACGACGGCGACGGGAGGGCTGCCGGGAATTGGACTGCTGCGAGCATCGACAGCCACGGTTATTACTATTTTCAACCCAATTTCGGGACGGGCACCCAGGACATCGAGTTCGATATCGGGACCCGGGATTCCACCGGGGGTGGGTCAGGCGGTCCCACCTGGGTCAATGATTCCCTTACCACCACCCAGTTCGCACGCGCTTCCACCACCACATTCCAGTCTGCCAACGGTTACGGCGCCGGGGACCTGCAGGGTGTGGACGTGGACGTTGACGGGGTGATCACCGGCGTCTACTCCAACGGCGAGATCATTCCCCTCTTCAGGGTGGCCCTCGCCAAGTTCCAGAACATTAACGGGCTCCTGAAAGAGGGCGGAAACCTTTACAGGGAGACCCGGGAGAGCGGGGATGCCATCACCAACCGGCCCGGAACCAACGGCCTGGGGAGCATCGCCCCCAACTCCCTGGAGCAGTCAAACGTGGACATTGCAAACGAGTTCGTCAAGATGATCACCACCCAGCGTGGATTCCAGGCCAACGGTAAGATCATCACGGTAACGGACGCAATGCTGGCTGAATTGATCAACCTCAAGCGGTAA